The Thermococcus sp. genome includes a window with the following:
- the cas6 gene encoding CRISPR-associated endoribonuclease Cas6 yields the protein MRLELLLRFEEPFIIPYNYPHPLYSFIIHAIEFGDPRIARRIHNNKKDIKFVASRMFPVGDREKIENGLLVRSGEVELFVSSPAWPVLEALINGLALGRRRLHILGKRLLDAEVEHVETPERLSGRKLTTLSPVNVYHNNPPNGFRQWDLSPAGQPNSPFENEPEVWKELVFENLKAKYLMVYGGSYEGDFEIKILTKMPKSKRFFIKRDEKTGKPIYARAWEFHFKMWGEEEFLRVAYDLGIGMRNPHGFGMVGIYGHRNPKKGTF from the coding sequence ATGAGACTTGAACTCCTTCTCCGCTTCGAGGAACCTTTCATTATCCCCTACAACTACCCTCATCCACTCTACTCATTTATTATTCACGCCATAGAGTTCGGGGACCCAAGGATAGCAAGGCGCATCCACAACAACAAGAAGGACATCAAGTTCGTTGCCTCCCGTATGTTTCCCGTCGGAGACCGTGAGAAAATAGAAAACGGCCTGCTCGTGAGGTCTGGTGAGGTGGAGCTTTTTGTCAGTTCTCCAGCATGGCCAGTTCTTGAGGCCCTCATCAACGGGCTCGCCTTGGGCAGGAGACGGCTCCACATACTTGGAAAACGCCTTCTCGACGCGGAGGTTGAACATGTAGAAACACCCGAGCGCCTCTCTGGAAGGAAGCTCACAACCCTCTCGCCCGTGAACGTTTACCACAACAATCCACCAAACGGTTTCAGGCAGTGGGACTTATCCCCTGCAGGCCAGCCCAACAGCCCTTTCGAGAACGAGCCCGAAGTGTGGAAGGAACTCGTATTCGAAAATCTCAAGGCCAAATATCTAATGGTTTATGGTGGATCTTACGAAGGAGACTTTGAGATTAAGATCCTGACAAAAATGCCAAAAAGCAAAAGATTTTTCATCAAAAGGGACGAGAAAACAGGAAAGCCCATTTATGCCCGTGCCTGGGAGTTCCACTTCAAAATGTGGGGAGAAGAGGAGTTTCTGCGTGTTGCCTACGACCTTGGGATTGGAATGAGAAATCCCCATGGGTTCGGAATGGTGGGGATCTATGGTCACAGAAACCCAAAAAAGGGGACTTTCTGA
- the csa3 gene encoding CRISPR-associated CARF protein Csa3, which yields MLVVFPVGFDEKFIVRALMRKREGIDGLEHRDRLMAILPENYEMERKTVNALEAIESIASPIVGKENIIRLEVPMKSEEIVLAIKRGIEENLTSDRIVLAVLSGGMRPLLVGTLLALLGLKDVRVIVESDFENLSGHISLELGPFLAPKTRRWELILCGLHEEKSVRTIAEELGVSPATISNELKKMSQYHLVENERPDGRAPRYHITRAGTIYLKLMEGKCDET from the coding sequence TTGCTGGTTGTCTTCCCAGTAGGCTTTGATGAGAAGTTCATAGTCCGGGCTTTAATGAGGAAACGGGAAGGGATAGACGGCCTAGAACACAGAGACCGGTTGATGGCTATTCTTCCAGAAAATTATGAGATGGAGAGAAAAACGGTGAATGCCCTGGAGGCCATAGAGAGCATAGCATCTCCAATAGTTGGAAAAGAAAACATCATACGCCTTGAGGTTCCCATGAAAAGCGAGGAGATAGTATTGGCAATAAAGAGAGGGATTGAGGAAAATCTGACCTCCGATCGGATTGTCCTTGCCGTTCTGTCTGGAGGAATGAGACCGCTTCTTGTGGGAACATTGCTTGCCCTTTTGGGACTCAAGGACGTCAGAGTCATAGTTGAAAGCGACTTTGAAAACCTCTCCGGTCACATCTCCCTCGAACTTGGCCCCTTCCTTGCCCCCAAAACCAGGAGATGGGAGTTAATACTCTGCGGCCTCCATGAAGAGAAGAGCGTCAGAACCATAGCAGAAGAGCTCGGTGTTTCACCCGCTACTATAAGCAACGAGCTGAAGAAAATGAGTCAATATCATCTCGTGGAGAACGAACGGCCTGATGGGAGGGCTCCAAGATATCACATTACCCGGGCGGGGACCATTTACCTGAAGCTCATGGAGGGCAAGTGCGATGAGACTTGA
- the csa5 gene encoding type I-A CRISPR-associated protein Csa5, with product MSEYEGIVKMLRFFVQTKNFSYVDRIGNALNPEPVEVTLHEALRAFRSVRESALVDKEGRRHVEKDGKKIPVPGIPPEEEVKAFLNAVRSDIGIAKRVATLALAYPSKKESGGDE from the coding sequence ATGTCCGAGTATGAGGGAATAGTGAAAATGCTGAGGTTCTTCGTACAGACGAAGAACTTTAGCTACGTGGACAGGATTGGGAACGCCCTGAATCCTGAACCCGTGGAAGTGACGCTCCACGAGGCCCTGAGGGCCTTCAGGTCAGTACGAGAGAGCGCCCTTGTGGACAAGGAGGGTAGAAGGCATGTGGAGAAGGACGGGAAAAAGATCCCCGTTCCTGGCATACCTCCCGAGGAGGAAGTTAAGGCTTTTCTCAACGCCGTTCGCTCGGACATAGGGATTGCAAAGCGTGTTGCAACCCTCGCCCTTGCATACCCCTCAAAGAAAGAATCCGGAGGTGATGAGTGA
- the cas5a gene encoding type I-A CRISPR-associated protein Cas5a has translation MVPLTFFLKVTLRPTGVIALRALPQSKMRTALRYVPPTTIVGAIAYPLLHIAGNRAETVYDKKKFKSAAEEVLNLFDWVTVKTTGKPRLYGALLKINTVYRGKVQSAVTSFPFAVMYGTNDATITAVYLINEEELAGSTYRLEDIKRAAWGITRLGSRESVVSVEDVETGRTDIVETDVTETPYAFLFKGLEVSGKGTLQSVVDWRSGIGDYSKAERMVMFYPEESVRVQGRLRIARVGEEVIVLAP, from the coding sequence GTGGTTCCCTTGACTTTCTTTTTAAAGGTCACACTGAGGCCAACAGGAGTCATTGCACTTCGTGCCCTTCCGCAGAGCAAGATGAGAACTGCATTGCGCTACGTCCCACCAACGACCATAGTTGGGGCTATAGCATATCCACTCCTTCACATTGCGGGGAATAGAGCCGAGACTGTCTATGACAAAAAAAAGTTCAAAAGCGCCGCGGAGGAGGTCTTGAATCTCTTTGACTGGGTGACGGTGAAAACCACCGGAAAACCGAGGCTCTACGGAGCACTGTTGAAGATTAACACCGTCTACCGCGGAAAGGTACAGAGTGCGGTCACATCATTCCCCTTCGCCGTGATGTACGGTACAAACGACGCTACCATAACCGCAGTCTATCTCATCAATGAAGAAGAGCTCGCAGGGAGCACTTATCGCCTAGAAGATATCAAAAGGGCTGCGTGGGGTATAACGAGACTTGGCTCAAGGGAATCAGTCGTCAGCGTGGAGGACGTTGAAACAGGTCGCACTGACATAGTAGAGACAGATGTTACAGAGACACCCTACGCGTTCCTATTCAAAGGGCTCGAGGTCAGCGGAAAAGGCACGCTCCAGTCGGTGGTGGACTGGCGCTCCGGGATTGGGGACTACTCAAAGGCAGAGAGAATGGTGATGTTTTATCCCGAAGAGAGCGTCAGGGTTCAGGGACGGCTTAGGATTGCGAGGGTCGGTGAGGAGGTGATTGTCCTTGCTCCTTGA
- the cas3 gene encoding CRISPR-associated helicase Cas3', producing the protein MRAYTEAVKRLARAKGFVPERRPLLEEAFDFLTSSPRPFLILNAPTGYGKTLLSFALAMHSLNDASVFDRVIHVLPMRSIIDDVQKTAEEAFGFSRTKMMGSSGEFMHLFPLNVTTADTFTWDLLKLNTKKRHMVKARKEFGYDYLTQASILTSLVIFDEAHFLLEDESMATAFDAVIEFLTSQGVPVVVMTATLSRGHVKFFERYAMKNRYDFRVLLPDNNDPFVNRELGKDISIGFRKGNPLNFVEPGKRNAVIVNTVERAVELYNRAISNSHLRFEREEVILIHGRMTPSHKRRLIERLRELKKRKFLLIGTQAVEAGVDFSADIMITDGAPINSLLQRFGRLARHAGDKEGRAIVIEDAPTGPYPQEEVKQTIYRLKESEIHPRVPSTYAEIVTEVHGSSASSVKRFINQSLKGKLVRLMADPSKRATHVLGEVERLVSRGTPIMRGFLVPISVGSEVVLVSPKKLFELYSNKLIEVRGISFEFKELGDAYRVAKAIALGKKVEIVYTGDYDKERGIL; encoded by the coding sequence GTGAGGGCCTACACAGAAGCCGTCAAAAGGCTCGCGAGGGCAAAGGGCTTCGTACCCGAGAGAAGACCCCTTCTGGAGGAGGCGTTTGACTTTTTAACCTCCTCCCCCAGGCCTTTCCTTATCCTAAACGCCCCAACCGGCTACGGCAAAACGCTCCTAAGTTTTGCTCTTGCCATGCATTCCCTGAACGATGCTTCCGTATTTGACAGGGTTATCCATGTTCTCCCGATGAGGTCAATCATAGATGATGTTCAGAAGACAGCGGAGGAAGCATTTGGATTCTCACGAACCAAAATGATGGGATCGAGCGGTGAATTCATGCACCTCTTCCCCTTGAACGTGACTACCGCCGATACTTTCACGTGGGATCTACTGAAACTCAACACCAAAAAGAGGCACATGGTGAAGGCAAGAAAGGAGTTCGGCTATGATTATCTGACCCAGGCTTCAATCCTCACATCACTCGTCATATTCGACGAGGCCCACTTCCTTCTTGAGGACGAGTCAATGGCAACTGCCTTCGACGCTGTAATTGAGTTCCTGACTTCGCAGGGTGTTCCGGTTGTGGTTATGACTGCAACCCTCTCCCGTGGCCACGTCAAGTTCTTTGAGAGGTACGCGATGAAAAACAGATACGATTTCAGAGTCCTCTTGCCTGATAACAACGATCCATTCGTGAATAGGGAGCTTGGAAAGGACATCTCGATTGGGTTCAGAAAAGGAAATCCCCTGAACTTTGTTGAACCCGGAAAAAGAAACGCCGTCATAGTGAATACTGTGGAACGGGCCGTTGAGTTATACAACCGGGCTATCTCAAACTCCCACCTCAGATTTGAGCGCGAGGAAGTAATTCTAATCCATGGAAGAATGACCCCAAGCCACAAGAGAAGGCTTATAGAGCGTCTTCGGGAGCTGAAAAAGAGGAAGTTTCTTCTAATAGGGACCCAGGCAGTTGAAGCGGGAGTCGATTTCTCGGCTGATATTATGATAACCGATGGGGCGCCGATTAACTCCCTTCTCCAGCGCTTTGGAAGACTTGCCCGCCACGCGGGTGATAAAGAAGGCAGGGCAATAGTAATTGAAGACGCACCAACGGGACCGTATCCACAGGAAGAAGTGAAGCAGACCATATATCGTCTCAAGGAAAGTGAGATTCATCCGCGCGTTCCTTCAACGTATGCAGAGATAGTGACGGAAGTCCATGGGTCAAGTGCCAGCTCAGTTAAACGGTTCATTAATCAAAGTCTGAAGGGAAAGCTCGTCCGGCTCATGGCTGACCCATCCAAGAGGGCCACTCACGTTCTTGGGGAGGTTGAAAGACTTGTGTCCAGAGGCACTCCGATTATGAGAGGCTTTCTCGTACCCATCTCTGTTGGAAGCGAAGTAGTGCTCGTAAGTCCGAAGAAGCTCTTCGAGCTTTATTCCAACAAGCTCATTGAAGTGAGAGGCATTAGTTTCGAATTCAAGGAGCTTGGCGATGCTTACCGCGTTGCAAAGGCGATTGCACTCGGCAAGAAAGTTGAGATAGTTTATACCGGAGACTACGACAAGGAGCGTGGTATCTTATGA
- a CDS encoding DevR family CRISPR-associated autoregulator, producing the protein MMFLSVGVRFEANVEALNMVETAGNYGKHRRVPYLVEEDGKLKTVYVPALSGESLAHAYQEHLVMEALSLNLPVCEDCKRHEFYKSMDEIHLAPKLFLSDTVFEEVFQDIPSITTGTLKLLEEELQKVKKGKNPKEERIKQLEKYIELIRNFRESSNPRDLFVQNKSLAAQLVGDFMIKKKVLDLSPYKIEEIIIKNCVIEDIGGFMYAASPPVRRSSAFQVSYALPVKSVALFATSEPQLHARHAQMDASSKKGNASEQMIYYVETGTALYGFTFNLDLNAIGVSAITSESILDKDEIKSRREAALKALFRMLSSAQFGAKLSRFFPVGGITEVAVAVTEHPFVVTSPIYDDYIARTEKRLKVLKSLGEKYLFTVATGEKVPEEALNEAMNYLREQGAF; encoded by the coding sequence GTGATGTTTTTGAGCGTCGGTGTTAGGTTTGAGGCCAACGTCGAGGCATTGAACATGGTGGAGACTGCCGGGAATTACGGCAAGCACAGGCGTGTTCCGTATCTCGTTGAGGAGGATGGAAAGCTCAAGACCGTCTACGTCCCGGCACTGAGCGGTGAGAGCCTTGCCCACGCGTACCAGGAGCACCTTGTGATGGAGGCCCTCTCCCTCAACCTCCCAGTATGTGAGGACTGCAAGAGACATGAGTTCTATAAGTCTATGGACGAGATTCATTTAGCGCCAAAGTTATTCCTGTCGGATACTGTGTTTGAAGAAGTTTTCCAGGATATCCCATCAATCACAACAGGAACGCTCAAACTCTTAGAAGAGGAGCTCCAGAAAGTAAAGAAAGGTAAAAATCCAAAGGAAGAGAGGATAAAACAACTTGAGAAGTACATTGAGCTGATTAGAAACTTCCGAGAATCTAGCAATCCCAGGGATCTCTTTGTTCAGAATAAATCTCTTGCTGCCCAACTCGTTGGAGACTTCATGATTAAAAAGAAGGTGCTGGATCTGAGTCCGTACAAAATAGAAGAAATCATTATCAAAAACTGTGTTATTGAGGATATTGGAGGGTTTATGTACGCTGCCTCTCCACCAGTCAGAAGAAGCTCCGCCTTCCAGGTCAGCTATGCCCTCCCTGTGAAGTCCGTCGCCCTCTTTGCAACCTCTGAACCCCAGCTACACGCAAGGCATGCCCAGATGGACGCCTCAAGCAAGAAGGGCAACGCCTCAGAGCAGATGATCTACTACGTTGAAACCGGCACGGCGCTCTATGGATTCACTTTCAACCTCGACCTCAACGCCATAGGTGTCAGCGCTATAACCTCTGAGTCGATACTCGACAAGGATGAGATAAAGTCTAGGCGTGAGGCTGCTTTGAAGGCTCTGTTCAGAATGCTTTCCTCGGCCCAGTTCGGTGCCAAGCTGTCCCGCTTCTTCCCGGTCGGCGGCATAACTGAGGTAGCAGTGGCCGTTACAGAGCACCCCTTTGTTGTGACATCTCCAATTTACGATGACTACATTGCCAGAACTGAGAAGAGGTTAAAGGTACTAAAGAGCCTCGGAGAGAAGTACCTCTTCACCGTCGCCACAGGCGAGAAGGTCCCCGAGGAGGCACTGAATGAAGCGATGAATTACCTCCGGGAACAGGGAGCCTTCTGA
- a CDS encoding CRISPR-associated endonuclease Cas3'', which yields MEDHIRRGLELLERLYLERNYDSFLGRLTGVEPEVAGNILRKAYVLHDVGKCLEVFQKRRAKFGFHWFYSYLVARTTLGRFGETGEIASVAILLHHHDWILRKSPPKPENSKLCKGCLHLLENITMEKLSREIPWVEPQAAYSEAESVFRKNTRAVYAFLLPIVLADNYAAACNRDGAGSMLGKEILETLEVRGWDLAGCLPSRL from the coding sequence ATGGAAGACCACATCAGGAGGGGTCTTGAGCTACTAGAGCGACTTTATCTCGAGAGGAATTATGATTCCTTCCTGGGAAGGTTAACGGGCGTCGAACCCGAAGTCGCAGGCAACATTTTGAGAAAGGCCTATGTCCTCCACGACGTCGGAAAGTGTCTCGAAGTGTTTCAAAAAAGAAGGGCAAAATTTGGCTTTCATTGGTTCTATTCGTATCTGGTAGCGAGAACAACTCTTGGTAGGTTTGGAGAGACCGGAGAAATTGCCTCTGTTGCAATTTTACTACATCACCATGACTGGATACTCCGTAAAAGTCCACCAAAGCCAGAGAATTCCAAGCTCTGTAAAGGATGCCTTCATCTGCTCGAAAACATCACTATGGAGAAGCTTTCTCGCGAAATTCCTTGGGTCGAACCACAAGCTGCTTACTCAGAAGCAGAAAGTGTATTCAGAAAGAATACTCGGGCCGTTTACGCCTTTCTCCTGCCAATTGTCTTGGCTGATAACTACGCCGCGGCCTGCAACAGGGATGGAGCAGGAAGTATGCTTGGAAAAGAAATCTTAGAAACCTTGGAGGTAAGGGGGTGGGATCTTGCTGGTTGTCTTCCCAGTAGGCTTTGA
- the cas1b gene encoding type I-B CRISPR-associated endonuclease Cas1b, producing the protein MRKHSKTVLSDGTLRKREGTLYLENRKGKLPLPIEEVYDIYIYGHVNITSQALHFLAQKGIAVHFFNHYGYYDGSFYPKEKLHSGDLVIRQAQHYLDREKRLELARLFVRGSALNMEKNLKRWKVADGFSDMLGELFGELEDARRITEVMNIEARIRQEYYARWDEHLPAGFKIVKRTRRPPENEMNALISFLNSRLYATIVSELYNTQLVPTVSYLHEPGERRFSLALDLSEIFKPIIADRIANRLVKQGVIKKEHFREDLDGILLTKEGMRKVVDAYNAEMRKSVRHPGLKKNVTKQRLIRLEAYKLMRHFVGSSRYEPLVAWF; encoded by the coding sequence ATGAGGAAACATTCCAAAACAGTCCTTTCGGATGGGACGCTGAGGAAGAGAGAAGGTACATTATACCTGGAAAACAGAAAAGGAAAACTCCCCCTGCCCATAGAAGAAGTTTACGACATCTACATCTACGGCCACGTGAACATAACCTCACAGGCGCTCCATTTTCTCGCTCAGAAGGGCATAGCGGTTCACTTCTTCAACCACTACGGCTACTACGACGGGAGCTTTTACCCAAAGGAGAAGCTTCACTCCGGGGACTTGGTCATCAGGCAGGCTCAGCACTACCTCGACCGGGAGAAGCGCCTTGAGCTGGCGAGACTCTTCGTCAGAGGCTCGGCCCTCAACATGGAGAAAAACCTGAAGCGCTGGAAGGTTGCCGATGGCTTCTCTGACATGTTAGGGGAGCTGTTTGGAGAGCTTGAAGATGCCCGCAGGATAACCGAGGTAATGAACATCGAGGCCAGGATAAGGCAGGAGTACTACGCCCGCTGGGACGAGCACCTGCCGGCGGGCTTCAAGATAGTCAAGCGCACACGCAGACCGCCGGAGAACGAAATGAACGCCCTCATAAGCTTTCTGAATTCGAGGCTTTATGCGACAATCGTGAGCGAGCTGTACAACACCCAGTTAGTTCCAACTGTCAGCTACCTCCACGAGCCAGGCGAAAGGAGGTTCTCCCTCGCCCTCGACCTGAGCGAGATATTTAAGCCAATTATAGCCGACAGAATCGCCAACAGGCTTGTGAAGCAGGGAGTCATCAAGAAAGAACATTTCAGGGAAGACCTCGACGGAATTCTGCTCACGAAGGAGGGAATGAGGAAGGTGGTTGATGCATACAACGCGGAGATGAGAAAGAGTGTGAGGCATCCCGGCCTTAAGAAAAACGTGACGAAGCAGAGGTTAATACGGCTCGAAGCCTACAAGCTCATGCGTCATTTCGTTGGAAGCAGCAGATACGAGCCGCTGGTGGCGTGGTTCTGA
- the cas2 gene encoding CRISPR-associated endonuclease Cas2, which yields MYVVVVYDVAVGRVNRVKKFLRQHLHWVQNSVFEGEITRAEFERIKATLREIIDENEDSIIIYKLRSRPSREIMGMEKNPMSDVI from the coding sequence ATGTACGTGGTCGTCGTCTACGACGTGGCCGTCGGGAGGGTAAACAGGGTCAAGAAGTTCCTGCGCCAGCATCTTCACTGGGTCCAGAACAGCGTCTTTGAGGGGGAAATTACCAGGGCCGAGTTCGAGAGGATAAAGGCCACCCTCCGGGAAATCATAGATGAGAACGAGGATTCGATCATCATATACAAGCTCCGTTCCAGACCCTCCAGGGAAATAATGGGGATGGAAAAGAATCCGATGAGCGACGTCATTTAG
- the cas8a2 gene encoding type I-A CRISPR-associated protein Cas8a2/Csx9, producing MLLEAMAIYPYEGLTRELLSLGLSWVAINSGLEPDAEELADSLEGALRSLRDRAKAHTSKMGRNDRSSFDKVLNTWFNRSAPETYGELFELVIEETVRLIREGVIDPRASLTMVRVDKDGTYLGVEYDGETSKIPGKKPKADHYAILPAIIKQPEYYERQSGFLTPTTGQKAQIRLDPLWFSIVALGFFTGFAGFIGGKYYLMTKPGVEGLWPYDVEDVIVNGLLPLTEAGTSGRISLSTEELYEMKLAMKLAEENRIVPEEVYPLTLHLISLEGQVYTELKTLQLDLSGLSKYLNTYVGRIRALSTSGLQMTVELKEGKVTVHKYPLWALVDIAEKELGRGVNGDGEMLAYIFVKDIYRAINSGNERLIEDSVFRLFRQGRALLEGSGRASGELRKVLKATMWREHLEVLL from the coding sequence TTGCTCCTTGAGGCCATGGCGATATACCCCTACGAGGGTCTCACAAGGGAACTGCTCTCGCTCGGATTGTCTTGGGTGGCGATAAACTCTGGGCTTGAACCCGACGCCGAAGAGCTGGCAGATTCCCTTGAGGGTGCCCTTCGCTCCCTTAGGGATAGAGCTAAGGCACATACCTCTAAAATGGGAAGGAACGACAGGAGCTCCTTTGACAAAGTTCTAAATACATGGTTCAACAGGAGCGCTCCTGAAACCTATGGTGAGCTGTTCGAGCTGGTTATCGAGGAGACCGTGAGGCTCATCAGGGAGGGGGTCATTGATCCGAGAGCATCATTGACGATGGTTAGAGTAGATAAAGATGGCACGTATCTTGGCGTCGAATACGATGGCGAAACGTCAAAAATACCTGGAAAAAAACCCAAGGCAGATCATTACGCAATACTGCCGGCTATAATCAAACAACCTGAATACTACGAGCGCCAGAGTGGTTTCTTAACTCCAACTACCGGCCAGAAAGCCCAGATACGCCTCGACCCCTTATGGTTCTCCATCGTTGCGCTGGGGTTCTTCACGGGATTCGCGGGCTTCATTGGAGGCAAGTACTACCTCATGACAAAGCCTGGAGTAGAGGGCCTCTGGCCATATGATGTTGAGGATGTCATTGTAAATGGTCTGCTCCCTCTAACAGAGGCAGGAACCTCTGGCAGGATCTCTCTGAGCACAGAGGAACTCTACGAGATGAAGCTGGCGATGAAGCTCGCCGAGGAGAACAGAATAGTTCCTGAGGAAGTTTATCCCCTTACCCTCCATCTGATTAGTCTTGAGGGACAGGTTTATACGGAACTCAAAACTCTCCAGCTCGATCTATCGGGTCTTAGCAAGTACTTAAACACCTACGTGGGACGCATAAGGGCCCTGAGCACCAGCGGACTGCAGATGACTGTGGAACTGAAAGAAGGAAAAGTAACCGTTCACAAGTACCCCTTGTGGGCGCTCGTGGACATCGCCGAGAAGGAACTTGGCAGGGGCGTGAACGGTGATGGGGAGATGCTGGCTTACATCTTCGTCAAAGACATTTACAGGGCCATCAACAGTGGGAATGAAAGACTCATCGAGGACTCAGTATTCAGACTCTTCCGCCAGGGAAGGGCGCTGCTTGAGGGGAGTGGACGAGCAAGTGGAGAGCTGAGAAAGGTATTGAAGGCCACCATGTGGAGGGAACACCTGGAGGTGCTTCTGTGA
- a CDS encoding PD-(D/E)XK nuclease family protein, with protein sequence MEYPDEISEFNERIKSAVSGKPPLERRIWVTSLSHCLRRTALSIYLNTYNPSRSWEARIGSALHGWLGEVVKGAEFEVPVEYELGNGWALVGKVDAVKGDYVLEFKFKGFERKGRTENRSKDNKNRDLEHAEPLKEWVEQLNAYLGMLGKEKGYIYLFDRNGLEFRVFPVDFDDRLFKRFIRRAERVIEAVEDLEDGKFPKWIKTVGNKRWVCNSCVFRPICASIDMEWLKPK encoded by the coding sequence ATGGAATATCCAGATGAGATTTCGGAATTTAACGAGCGCATAAAGAGCGCCGTCTCGGGAAAACCGCCGCTGGAAAGAAGGATATGGGTGACATCTCTAAGCCACTGCCTGAGGAGGACTGCCCTTTCCATTTATCTCAACACGTATAATCCTTCGAGGAGCTGGGAGGCCAGAATAGGCTCTGCACTCCATGGATGGCTCGGGGAGGTTGTAAAAGGGGCAGAGTTTGAGGTGCCGGTGGAGTACGAGCTCGGAAACGGTTGGGCTCTCGTTGGAAAGGTGGATGCCGTCAAGGGCGACTACGTTCTGGAGTTCAAGTTCAAGGGTTTTGAGAGAAAGGGGCGTACCGAAAATAGGTCAAAGGACAACAAAAACCGGGATCTTGAGCATGCTGAGCCGCTGAAGGAATGGGTGGAGCAGCTCAACGCTTATCTTGGGATGCTGGGAAAGGAGAAGGGCTACATATACCTCTTCGACAGGAACGGCCTTGAATTCAGGGTATTTCCCGTGGATTTTGATGATAGACTGTTTAAAAGGTTCATAAGGCGGGCTGAGAGGGTTATTGAGGCCGTGGAAGACCTCGAAGATGGAAAGTTCCCAAAATGGATAAAGACTGTCGGAAACAAGAGATGGGTGTGCAACTCCTGCGTATTCCGACCAATATGCGCCAGCATTGACATGGAGTGGCTCAAACCTAAATGA
- the cas4 gene encoding CRISPR-associated protein Cas4 — protein MVTETQKRGLSDFGFSSPIRGTDINYLFICPTKLWYFSHGITMEHESELVDMGKFIHEQRYGREEKEVWIGGIKIDFVRNGDILEVHEVKKSKAMEKAHRMQLLYVLYYLRSRGIEAKGFLHYPDLNEVIEVKLDGHEDEIEDAINQVQEIKKLPFPPRAGLKPICKKCAYYELCWA, from the coding sequence ATGGTCACAGAAACCCAAAAAAGGGGACTTTCTGATTTTGGGTTTTCCTCTCCAATCCGAGGTACTGATATAAACTACCTATTCATATGCCCAACTAAACTCTGGTATTTCTCCCACGGGATCACGATGGAGCACGAAAGCGAACTTGTTGATATGGGCAAGTTCATCCACGAGCAACGCTATGGGCGTGAAGAGAAGGAAGTCTGGATTGGAGGTATTAAGATAGACTTCGTCCGTAATGGGGACATTTTAGAGGTTCATGAGGTTAAAAAGAGTAAGGCCATGGAAAAAGCCCACCGAATGCAGCTGTTGTATGTGCTATATTACCTAAGGAGCCGTGGAATAGAAGCAAAAGGGTTTCTTCATTACCCGGACTTAAATGAGGTCATAGAAGTAAAACTTGATGGGCACGAAGATGAAATCGAGGATGCCATAAATCAGGTGCAGGAGATAAAGAAACTCCCGTTTCCACCAAGAGCAGGGCTCAAACCAATATGCAAAAAATGCGCTTACTATGAGCTTTGTTGGGCGTGA